The DNA region TCGGGGCTGATGCTGCCGTCCTCGCGCATCTGCTGCAGTTCCCAGAGGATCGACAGGCGATCATTGATATAGACGTCGATGCGCTGGTGCAGCAGCTTGAGCAGGTTGGTGCGGTTGTCGCGGGCGTAGGACTGGTCGATCTCGCCGGCCTCCACCATCTCGCGGTAGCGCTGGGAATTGACCGTGACGAAGCCGCTGTTGAGGCCCACGCGCAGCCCGGCGTAGGCGCTGGGGAAGTCGTCGAAATGCCGGGTGCCGGCCAGCCCCGGGCGGATGAACACCGCCAGGCTCTCTTCCATGATCGGCTGCGAGTATTCCATCCAGGGGCGTTCGTCCGGGCGGTAATAGGGTGGGTAGAGGGCGAAGGCGCTGCCCTTGGCCACTTCCGCCAGCCCGCGCGGCCAGGGCACCGGGCGGATGGTCACCTTGTAGCCGGGCATGAGGGCGAAGACGCTGCGCAGGATGTCGGTGTAGAGCCCCTTGGCCTCGCCTTTTTCTTCGTAGCTGTAGGGCGGGTAGCCCGAGTCGCAGAGGATGGTGACCTCAATGGGCGTTTGCGCCTGGGCACGGCACAGGGCCGTGGCGCAGAGCAGGGCCACCAGCAGAAATGCGCGCATGGCATGCCTCCCGTGAAGCGGCCGCACCTCATGTGCGGCCTGCTCGGGTCAGATCTTGAAGCGGCTGAGCAACCTGTCCTGCTGGCCGACCTGTTCCACCATCACCGCGCATTGGCGCACCTGCTGCTCGGCACCGCCGGCGACCTCGTGGCTGATGTCGCGGATATTGGTGGTGTTGCGGTTGATCTCTTCGGTGGTGGCGCTCTGTTGCTCGGCGGCGGTGGCGATCTGCAGGTTCATGTCGTTGATGCGGTTGATGGCATCGCGGATGCGCCCGAGCATGTCGTTGGCGGCTCCGGCATCGTCGGCGGTCTTGCTGGCGGTGTCGCGGCTCTGCTGCATGCGCTGCTCGGCCTGGCGTACGCCGGTCTGCAGCTGGTCGATCATCTGGCGGATTTCCTGGGTCGACTGCTGGGTGCGCGAGGCGAGGGAGCGTACCTCGTCGGCCACCACCGCGAAGCCACGGCCGGACTCGCCAGCCCGCGCGGCCTCGATGGCGGCGTTGAGGGCGAGCAGGTTGGTCTGGTCGGCGATGCTGGTGATCACCGAGAGGATGGATTCGATGCTCTGGCTGAGCTTGGCCAACTCGTTGATGGCCTGGCCGGTGTCGTCCATCTCGTTGGCGAGCTGCTTGATCGCCTCGGTGGAGCGGGAGACCACGGTGACGCCGTTCTCGGTCTCCTCGTTGGCGGCCAGCGCGGCCTGGGCGGCAGCCTGGGCGTTGCGTGCCACCTCCTCGGCGGTGGAGGCCATCTCCTGCATGGCGGTGGCCAGCTGGTCCAGCTCCATCAGTTGCACCTGCAGGCGGTTGGCTGCCTGGCCGGCTTCGTTGGAGGTGAGGTCGGTGCTGCCGCGCAC from Pseudomonas tohonis includes:
- a CDS encoding substrate-binding periplasmic protein, producing the protein MRAFLLVALLCATALCRAQAQTPIEVTILCDSGYPPYSYEEKGEAKGLYTDILRSVFALMPGYKVTIRPVPWPRGLAEVAKGSAFALYPPYYRPDERPWMEYSQPIMEESLAVFIRPGLAGTRHFDDFPSAYAGLRVGLNSGFVTVNSQRYREMVEAGEIDQSYARDNRTNLLKLLHQRIDVYINDRLSILWELQQMREDGSISPEDAESLVEGPVLATERGHLGFTRLNAAAYPYRADFMQRFDTALAKVQANGTLDRLAERYAAPEFLPATASGTEKVTTP
- a CDS encoding methyl-accepting chemotaxis protein — protein: MGSSRQVRGSTDLTSNEAGQAANRLQVQLMELDQLATAMQEMASTAEEVARNAQAAAQAALAANEETENGVTVVSRSTEAIKQLANEMDDTGQAINELAKLSQSIESILSVITSIADQTNLLALNAAIEAARAGESGRGFAVVADEVRSLASRTQQSTQEIRQMIDQLQTGVRQAEQRMQQSRDTASKTADDAGAANDMLGRIRDAINRINDMNLQIATAAEQQSATTEEINRNTTNIRDISHEVAGGAEQQVRQCAVMVEQVGQQDRLLSRFKI